The genome window GCCCACCTGTCCGCATTGGAGGCGGGGCGCATCCCCAAAATTTGGAAGCCGAAAGGTCCCACCACGGAAGAGGAAGTCACACTGCTGGCTCCGCTGGAAATCGTCAGTGCACGCGGGCGGGCGAAGAAGGTGTTTGATTTTGAATATGTATGGGAGGTGTACAAGCCCGTGCACCAGCGCAAGTGGGGCTATTACACGCTGCCGATCCTGTACGGCGATGACCTTGTGGCGCGGCTGGATCCCAAACTGGACCGCACGACGAACACGCTTCACATCCTTGGCTTTTGGCTGGAGGACGATACACCCAAGGATGGCGCCTTCGCCGACGCGCTGGCCAGCGGACTGGAACGATTTGCCGGCATGATCGGTGCGCAGAAGATCGATCTGAGCGGAATCAGGCAGGTTAAGTTACGTTCCCATTTGAAGAGGAAATTGAAACCATGAAACCAGGAAAATCCATTACCGATGTGCGCGGCATTGAAGTTGGACATGCGCAGAATGAAGAAGCATTGACCGGCTGCACGGTTATCCTTTGCCGTAAAGGTGCAGTCGCTGGCGTGGATGTGCGCGGCGGTGCGCCCGGTACGCGTGAGACCGATCTTTTGAATCCCGTTAATCTCGTTGAGAAAGTCCATGCCATCGTTTTGGCCGGCGGCTCCGCATTTGGTTTGGATGCAGCCAGCGGTGTCATGCGTTATCTCGAAGAAAGAAAGATCGGTTTCAACACCGGTGTTGCGAAAGTCCCGATTGTCCCTTCCGCGATTTTGTATGACTTGAATCTCGGTCGCGCGGACGTTCGGCCTGATTCTGCGATGGGGGCAGTAGCCGCCGCCTCGGCAGCATCCGACCCGCCTGCGGAGGGAAATGTCGGTGCAGGCACAGGCGCATCCGTTGGCAAGATGTTCGGCACTTCGCTGGCGATGAAGTCCGGGCTGGGAACCGCAAGCATGGACATTGGCGGAGGCGTGATCGTCGGTGCCATCGTCGTGGTCAATGCATGGGGAGATGTGGTTGATCCAAATACTAATGGGATCATCGCCGGTCTTCGCTCCGGGAAAGTCGGTCCGCTGTCGATCGGTAAAAAGGATTCGTTTGCGGATACGCTTGTAATGATGAAAACTCCGATCGGGCGCGGAGTTCTCGGTCTGGCAAGTCGCGGCAACACGGTGATCGGAGCCGTGGCGACAAACGCAAAGTTGACCAAAGCCCAGGCAACGAAGGTTGCACAGATGGCTCAGGATGGTATTGCACGCACCATCCGGCCGGCGCACACCCTGCTGGATGGTGACGTGACCTTTGCATTATCCACCGGCACGAAAAAAGCGGATGTCTCCATCATTGGCGCATTCGCGGCGGAAGTGATGGCCGAGGCGATCCTGCGCGCGGTAAAAATGGCAAAAGCGGCTGGAGGATTGCCGGGCTTGAATAAAATGCAATAGAACCCTTATTTGCGGGACTACTACTTTGATTGAACTTAAAACGATGTCCGCCCTGAGAACCAAAATTCGCAGGGCGGAAACTTTATTTTGAAGGATGGAAAATCCCGGGTTTTCAATCCAGAAGAGAAGCGGGAATCTTCCCGCCATTTGCAGCGATTTTCTTGAAGAGGGCCTTTCGGAGCGCCTCGTTCTTCTTCGCGCTTCCGCTCTCAAAGCTGGGGTCAACTCCCAGCTCTGTTGCAAGCGCGTCACGGTTGTCTCTGCTGCTGTTCGCGCCGATAAGTTTCAAAAAATCGACCACGGACGTTTTCCATTCAAGTCCTTTGCCCTTGGCCAGTTTATCAAGTTCGACGGTGAGGTCTACATCTGACAAGGCATTCGCTCCGGGAACCAGATTTTTGACCTTTCCAAGAATTTTAGCAAAGATTTCAGTAAATATGCTCATGGTACTCTCCTTTTGGGTGTTTTGTGCATCGTAATCATCATACGATTAACACATCCCGGCCGCATCCATCGACCAGGGTGTGTTGATCTCCCCCACTTGGGGGAGATCGTCAGGATCAGTGAGCGGGTTGATTCGATGGAATTTATGGTGTCAGAAGGGGAGAGTCCTTCGGATATTTTCGTGATGGAGATCCTCATCGCGCATCACCCCTTTACACAAATCAAGCCCTTCAAATACATCCCTTCAGGGAAGTGCAAACTGACGGGATGATCGTTGCCCTGTGACATGTGCTCGATGATCGTTGCTTCCGTACCTGCATCCAATGCAGCGGAGGCAACGATCTTTTGGAAGAGGGCTGCGTCCACGCCGCCGGAGCAGGAGAAGGTGACAAGGATCCCACCTGACCGAAGTAACTTGAACGCCAGCAGGTTGATGTCCTTGTAGGCGCGGGCGGCTTTTTCCGCATGGGCGGCGGTCGGCGCGAACTTGGGCGGGTCGAGGATGATCATGTCGAAGGAGCGCGCTTCATCGCGGAATTTTCTCAACAGTTGGAAGACGTCACCTTCGATGGCAATGTGACGGTCCGCGGGGAGGTGGTTGACGGTGATATTATCTTCGAGCAAGCCGAGCACTTCGGCGGATGAATCAACCGATAAAACGGACTTCGCGCCGTTGGCTAGGGCATGAATTGAAAATCCGCCCGTGTAGCAAAAGCAATTTAGCACATCGCGGTCTTTGGCGAATTCGCCGGCGCGGCGGCGGTTCTCGCGCTGGTCGAGGTAGAAGCCGGTCTTGTGTCCGTGCTGGATGTCCACTTTGAAGGTTAGGCTGTGTTCGTGGATCGTAATTTGAGAATCGGGGACTGTGCCGCGAAGTATTCCATTGATTGGTTTCAAGCCTTCGAGTTCTCGCACATCGGCGTCGGAGCGTTCGTAGATGGTCCGGATGCCTGTCTCTTCGACAAGAATATCCGCGATGGTGTCCTTCCAGAATTCCGCGCCAGCCGTGGAGGATTGCAGGACGATGACATTATCATAGCGGTCAACGATCAGACCGGCGATGCCGTCCGATTCGGAGTGGATGAGTCGATACGCATCACCCTGGCCTTCGACCTGTAACCTGCGACGTAATTCGATCCCCGTTTTGATTTTTTTACGAAAAAATTCCTTGTCCACGGGTTCGTCCGCAAACGTCCACACTCGCGCGCGGATTTGCGAAATAGGGGAGTAGGATGCCCGCGCAAGAAAATGTCCCTCGGACGAGAGCAGGTCAACGGTGGAGCCGGAGGCGATTGGCTCGTCAAATGATTGGAGTGCGCTGGCGAACGTCCAGGGGTGGCGTCTCAGCAGGCTTTTCTCACGTCCGGGTTTAAGGGTCAGCTTCATGATTCGTTGGGGAAGGAACGCAAACGCTGCATCCATTTTTCGGGATCGGGGATGAGTTCGAAATCGAATTTTTGATATAACCCCTGCGCGTCGTCGGTGACGAGCAGCCAGCGGCGGACGTGTTTGAGGTCGGGATGATCGAGGATGGTTTCGAGCGCCCACTTGCCAAGACCGTGTGCACGGTAATCCTCATGGATGAAAAAATCGCAAAGATAGGCAAAGACGCTGTGATCGGTGACAATGCGTGCCACACCGATCTGCCTTTGACCTTCGTAGATGCCAAAGGCGAGCGAATGCACGAATGCGATCTCCGTGCTCTCGCGCGGACGCGTCTTCGCCCAATAGGCGCGTGAGAGAAAATTGTGGATGGCGTCCATGTCCAAGCGGGCGGGGTCGTTGCTGATGAGGAATGGATCGCGTCGGTTTTCGATGATCTGCGGCATGAGGCGAGTGTATCACAGCATACTTGTACATGGTATCATCGGCGGGTCAAAGGAGTTGTATGTTGAAACCAATTCGCTGGAATACATTTGTGCGGGATTTCATCCGCATTCAGTTCGGGTTTATCTTGTTTGGTCTGGCGATCACGCTCATGATTCGCGGGAATATCGGTACGAGCGCGTGGGCGGTCTTGGAGGTGGCGCTGGCGTATAAAATCGGTGTTTCGGTTGGGACGATGACAGTCATCATGGGCTTTCTGGTGTTGACCAGTGCCGTGCTGATGCGCGAAAAAATGGGATGGGGCACGCTGGCGAATATCCTGTCCATAGGACCGTGGGTGGATCTATGGCTTTCGCTTATTCCTTCGGTAACGGAGAACCTGCCTTTGCAGGTCGGTATGCTGCTGTTTGCCATCTTTTTAATGGGGCTTGGAAGCGCGATCTATATTGGTGTGGATGCGGGTGCGGGTCCGCGCGATAGTTTGATGCTGGCGATCAAGCGCACAACAGGGATCAGCATCCGTGCGGCGCGGGCCATGATCGAAGTAACAGTGGTGACCATTGGCTGGCTGTTGGGAGGTCCCCTGGGGATCG of Anaerolineales bacterium contains these proteins:
- a CDS encoding P1 family peptidase, whose product is MKPGKSITDVRGIEVGHAQNEEALTGCTVILCRKGAVAGVDVRGGAPGTRETDLLNPVNLVEKVHAIVLAGGSAFGLDAASGVMRYLEERKIGFNTGVAKVPIVPSAILYDLNLGRADVRPDSAMGAVAAASAASDPPAEGNVGAGTGASVGKMFGTSLAMKSGLGTASMDIGGGVIVGAIVVVNAWGDVVDPNTNGIIAGLRSGKVGPLSIGKKDSFADTLVMMKTPIGRGVLGLASRGNTVIGAVATNAKLTKAQATKVAQMAQDGIARTIRPAHTLLDGDVTFALSTGTKKADVSIIGAFAAEVMAEAILRAVKMAKAAGGLPGLNKMQ
- a CDS encoding DUF3597 family protein codes for the protein MSIFTEIFAKILGKVKNLVPGANALSDVDLTVELDKLAKGKGLEWKTSVVDFLKLIGANSSRDNRDALATELGVDPSFESGSAKKNEALRKALFKKIAANGGKIPASLLD
- a CDS encoding class I SAM-dependent methyltransferase; this encodes MKLTLKPGREKSLLRRHPWTFASALQSFDEPIASGSTVDLLSSEGHFLARASYSPISQIRARVWTFADEPVDKEFFRKKIKTGIELRRRLQVEGQGDAYRLIHSESDGIAGLIVDRYDNVIVLQSSTAGAEFWKDTIADILVEETGIRTIYERSDADVRELEGLKPINGILRGTVPDSQITIHEHSLTFKVDIQHGHKTGFYLDQRENRRRAGEFAKDRDVLNCFCYTGGFSIHALANGAKSVLSVDSSAEVLGLLEDNITVNHLPADRHIAIEGDVFQLLRKFRDEARSFDMIILDPPKFAPTAAHAEKAARAYKDINLLAFKLLRSGGILVTFSCSGGVDAALFQKIVASAALDAGTEATIIEHMSQGNDHPVSLHFPEGMYLKGLICVKG
- a CDS encoding GNAT family N-acetyltransferase, with protein sequence MPQIIENRRDPFLISNDPARLDMDAIHNFLSRAYWAKTRPRESTEIAFVHSLAFGIYEGQRQIGVARIVTDHSVFAYLCDFFIHEDYRAHGLGKWALETILDHPDLKHVRRWLLVTDDAQGLYQKFDFELIPDPEKWMQRLRSFPNES